The proteins below come from a single Triticum aestivum cultivar Chinese Spring chromosome 5D, IWGSC CS RefSeq v2.1, whole genome shotgun sequence genomic window:
- the LOC123122456 gene encoding auxin-responsive protein SAUR36: MIHPNKLAQLAKKFQRILAAGAGAGALRRQHASNTDTADDKCCSTTPSMIADEGHCVVYAADGERFEVPLAYLGTTVFAELLRMSKEEFGFTSGSDGGRITLPCDAMVMEYVLCLVRREASEEVERAFLSSIAEHCHNYSASCVAPSMGLSHQFALCT, encoded by the coding sequence ATGATCCACCCAAATAAGCTTGCTCAGCTAGCCAAGAAGTTCCAGCGGATTTTAgctgccggagccggagccggtgCCCTCCGCCGGCAGCATGCCTCAAACACGGACACGGCCGACGACAAATGCTGCAGCACAACACCGTCTATGATTGCTGATGAGGGCCACTGTGTGGTGTACGCCGCCGACGGAGAACGGTTTGAGGTCCCTTTGGCGTACCTAGGGACGACGGTCTTCGCCGAGCTCCTGAGGATGTCCAAGGAGGAGTTTGGCTTCACCAGCGGCAGCGATGGAGGCAGGATCACGCTGCCCTGCGATGCCATGGTGATGGAGTACGTCTTGTGCCTTGTCAGGAGAGAGGCCTCTGAGGAGGTTGAGAGGGCCTTCTTGAGCTCTATCGCTGAGCATTGCCACAACTACAGTGCTAGTTGTGTGGCGCCATCGATGGGACTCAGCCATCAGTTTGCTCTTTGTACTTAG
- the LOC123122457 gene encoding auxin-responsive protein SAUR36-like translates to MMSAKTLARLAKKWQRVVAIGRKRLTWSSSTSAEETGGPCGTSCSSVAGKGHFIVYTTDGVRFEVPLAFLGTTVFGELFRMSQEEFGFAGVDSGRITLPCDASMMEYAMCLLRRSASAEMEAAFLHSMAMSCHYHAAAHLGVSQPFGVCSS, encoded by the coding sequence ATGATGAGTGCCAAGACACTCGCTCGGCTGGCGAAGAAGTGGCAGAGGGTGGTGGCTATCGGGCGGAAGAGGCTGACCTGGTCGTCATCAACGTCAGCGGAAGAAACCGGAGGGCCGTGTGGCACATCATGCTCATCGGTGGCCGGCAAGGGACACTTCATCGTGTACACCACCGACGGTGTGAGGTTCGAGGTGCCGCTTGCGTTCCTTGGCACGACAGTCTTCGGCGAGCTCTTCAGGATGtcccaagaggagttcggcttcgCAGGCGTTGACAGTGGCAGAATCACGCTGCCCTGCGATGCATCGATGATGGAGTACGCGATGTGCTTGCTCAGGAGAAGTGCCTCTGCAGAGATGGAAGCCGCGTTCCTCCACTCCATGGCGATGTCATGCCATTATCATGCGGCAGCACATCTGGGAGTTAGCCAGCCTTTTGGTGTCTGCAGCTCGTGA
- the LOC123120838 gene encoding auxin-responsive protein SAUR36-like produces the protein MPNIKQIMCSLFNANDMEANDTDTTDIWPRRDLIQTSPDRHTYPPSAEHHNIHNTLALNLQLKTNYPEPANNGRCQGLAQLAKRVEALGRKRLTVTAKEDQGCCTSAPAKGHCVMYTADGRRFEVPLLYLGTTVIGELLRMSREEFGFASHGEITLPCDATVMEYVMCLLRRNASAEVEKAVPSSMVTPCHYTGCVMMPTVGASKQICCL, from the exons ATGCCGAATATCAAACAGATCATGTGCTCGCTTTTCAACGCCAACGATATGGAAGCAAATGATACAGATACAACAGACATTTGGCCCCGCCGCGATCTGATCCAAA CATCACCTGATCGGCACACATACCCACCATCAGCTGAGCATCACAACATCCATAACACACTTGCTCTAAATCTCCAGCTGAAAACCAATTACCCAGAACCAGCCAACAATGGCCGGTGCCAGGGACTTGCTCAGCTGGCAAAGAGGGTGGAAGCGCTCGGGAGGAAGAGGCTCACCGTGACGGCCAAGGAAGACCAAGGATGCTGCACCTCTGCACCGGCCAAGGGCCACTGCGTCATGTACACGGCCGACGGGAGGCGCTTCGAGGTCCCGCTGCTGTACCTCGGCACGACGGTCATTGGCGAGCTCCTGAGGATGTCTCGGGAGGAGTTTGGCTTCGCGAGCCATGGCGAGATCACGCTGCCCTGTGACGCCACGGTGATGGAGTACGTCATGTGCTTGCTGAGGAGGAATGCCTCTGCCGAGGTCGAGAAGGCGGTGCCTAGCTCTATGGTGACGCCTTGCCATTACACAGGCTGTGTGATGATGCCTACCGTTGGAGCCAGCAAACAGATTTGCTGTTTGTAG
- the LOC123122454 gene encoding T-complex protein 1 subunit beta, translating to MERVLKDDAIQEKGERARMASFVGAMAIADLVKSTLGPKGMDKILQSTGRGRSVTVTNDGATILKSLHIDNPAAKVLVDISKVQDDEVGDGTTSVVVLAGELLREAEKLVNMKIHPMTIIAGYRMAAECARNALLQKTMDNKDNTDKFRSDLMNIAMTTLSSKILSQDKEYFAELAVDAVLRLKGSTNLESIQILKKPGGSLKDSFLDEGFILDKKIGLGQPKRIENANILVANTAMDTDKVKIYGARVRVDSMSKVADIEAAEKQKMREKVEKIIGHGINCFVNRQLIYNFPEELFADAGILAVEHADFEGIERLALVTGGDIASTFDNPESVKLGHCKLIEEIMIGEDRLIHFSGVAMGQACTIVLRGASEHVLDEAERSLHDALCVLSQTVNDTRVIFGGGWPEMVMSKEVDELARRTPGKKSHAIDAFSRALQAIPTIIADNAGLDSAELISQLRAEHHKENSTVGIDVISGGLGDMQKRGICEAFKVKQAIVLSATEAAEMILRVDEIITCAPRRREDRM from the exons ATGGAGAGGGTGCTCAAGGATGACGCCATACAGGAGAAGGGCGAACGCGCCAGGATG GCATCTTTCGTTGGTGCCATGGCGATCGCGGACTTGGTCAAGTCCACACTGGGGCCAAAAGGAATG GACAAGATCCTTCAGTCGACTGGCCGAGGGCGGAGTGTCACTGTTACAAATGATGGGGCTACCATTTTGAAGTCCCTTCACATCGACAACCCTGCTGCCAAGGTCCTTGTTG ACATCTCTAAAGTTCAAGATGATGAAGTTGGTGATGGAACAACTTCTGTTGTTGTTTTGGCTGGAGAACTGTTGAGGGAGGCTGAGAAGTTGGTTAACATGAAGATTCACCCCATGACTATTATTGCAG GTTACAGAATGGCTGCTGAGTGCGCCAGAAATGCTTTGTTGCAGAAGACCATGGACAACAAAGATAATACAG ACAAGTTCAGATCAGATCTCATGAACATCGCCATGACTACACTTAGTTCGAAAATTCTCTCTCAGGACAAGGAGTATTTTGCTGAACTTGCAGTTGATGCTGTCCTCAGGCTTAAG GGTAGCACCAACTTGGAATCAATCCAAATTCTGAAGAAACCTGGAGGATCTCTTAAGGATTCCTTTTTGGACGAAGG GTTCATCCTTGATAAGAAGATTGGCCTTGGTCAACCAAAGCGAATTGAGAACGCTAATATTTTGGTTGCGAACACCGCTATGGATACAGATAAAGTTAAGATTTATGGGGCACGTGTCCGGGTGGATTCGATGTCTAAGGTTGCAGATATTGAAGCTGCCGAAAAGCAGAAAATGAGAGAGAAAGTTGAGAAAATCATTGGTCATGGGATCAACTGCTTTGTCAACAGGCAGCTAATCTACAACTTTCCTGAAGAACTTTTTGCTGATGCTGGCATCCTCGCAGTTGAGCACGCTGACTTTGAGGGCATCGAGCGGTTAGCTCTTGTCACGGGTGGTGATATTGCATCAACTTTTGACAACCCAGAGTCTGTTAAGCTTGGGCACTGCAAGCTCATCGAAGAGATTATGATTGGGGAGGACAGGCTGATTCATTTCTCCGGGGTTGCGATGGGGCAAGCTTGCACCATTGTCCTGAGAGGAGCAAG TGAGCATGTGCTTGATGAGGCTGAGAGGTCCTTGCACGACGCCCTATGTGTGCTTTCTCAGACAGTAAATGACACGCGTGTCATATTTGGCGGTGGATGGCCTGAGATGGTGATGTCCAAAGAGGTGGATGAACTTGCAAGGAGGACCCCTGGGAAGAAatctcatgctattgatgcttttTCGCGTGCCCTGCAAGCCATCCCAACAATCATAGCTGACAATGCTGGTCTGGATAGTGCCGAGCTGATCTCCCAGCTCCGAGCCGAGCACCACAAGGAGAACAGCACTGTTGGAATCGACGTCATCAGCGGCGGG CTGGGAGACATGCAGAAGCGTGGCATCTGCGAGGCGTTCAAGGTGAAGCAGGCCATCGTCCTGTCGGCGACCGAGGCTGCGGAGATGATCCTGAGGGTTGACGAGATCATAACCTGCGCCCCACGCAGGAGGGAGGACAGGATGTGA